The Spiroplasma apis B31 genomic sequence AGCTAAAGTTGATAGTTACTATACTTAAAATATATTAATAATTTTAGAACAAGAATGGTATTTATAAATACTTTGCCGAGGTTAAGGATTGAAACAATGCCATAATTTGAAGGTAATTACAATTATGAAAAAAAACGTCAATAATAAGTTTTAAAACATTTGATTATGTACATAATCAAACTAAATCAGAAAATTTAATATAGCTAAAAAACTAATAATTTGACCTTTTTATATAAAAGATAAATTTTTCGAATTTTGAAAAAATTAATTAAAAAGCAAATTTTATTTATATATATATATATATATAAAAGTCGAAAAACTAAAACCTTTTTAACAAGCATATGATTTTTTTACTACACTTTGTAAAAAAGTCTAGTGGTAAAATTAATTTTTAAAATATTTCTAAATTTTAAAAATCATTTTACTTTGATAATTATTTTCACTTTGTTGTGTATCATATTAATAAGTGTATTAAATATTAATATACCAAAAGGAGAAAAAAAATGAAAAAACTATTAGGATTATTAGGCGCACTAGGAATGGTGGCCTCAACAGGTGTATCTGTTGTATCATGTGGCAAAAAAAATGAAGCTGAATCTATTGGTAAAGTTTCTTTAGGGAAAAATAACTTAAGGTCAAAAGATGACTCAACCACTTTAACTGTTGAACTTAATAAAGATCTAGCAAGTGCAGATAAAATTACAGTATCAAGTAATAAAGGTGAAGATTCATTGTTAAAAGTTGAAGAAACAAATAAAGAGACAAAAAAAGTTGTTTATAAAGTTTCATTAAAAAATGATTTACCTGAAGACAATATTAGTGAAGCATTAACTGTTAAACTTAATGATAAAGAAGTTGGCTCTGTTGAAATAAAAATATTTAGCGAAGAATCAAATGATAGAGCTGAATTTGATTTAAGTTTAATCGAAGAGGCAATAAATCACGAGGGAATTGCGGAAATAGTAACTAAAAACTATGGTAATAAAGGTTATTTATCAGTGGAACCAGGAAAAATTAAAGATCAAAATGGCATTATAGAGGCTGTAAAAACTTACGTAACCAAAGTTTTAGAAGATGCTAATAATTTAGGGTTAAATTTAAATATATCCGTTGATACTATTATAACTATGGTAAACATCGATTTCCTAGATAGTAATGGGGAGAAAATTATTGATAATAACACTAAAGACATAAATTCAATTAAAATTTCTATAAAAGAAGGGCATGAAAATGACATTGATGGTTATAAAGTTTCGGGTGAAGCAAATGTTAAAGTTGCAGAGAAAAAAGACCTTACGGGAGTTAAAACTAATTTAGATGAAGTTACTGTTGTTTCAGAAAGTGAATCTATAATTTTGAATGCAGTAAAGGAAAAATTTGGAGAAGCTAATCCTAATGCTAAGGATGCAGTTGAAAAAGGAGATTTTAGTTTTGAAAAATTAATTAACGATAGCTCTAAAAAAACAGGAAGTATCGAAGTAACAAATAAATTTAATAGTAGTGTAAAGCTAACTAATGATGAATTTACAATCACTTTTAATTATAAAATTGATAAAAATGGAATTCATGAATTAGATATAGAAAAATATGTGTTTAAAAACATTGATAGTATCATTTTGTTCACTGATGAAGAAGTAAATAATGATGATATCGTTAATGCATTATTCGATTCTGACAGTGGAGGGTTTAGTAATCAGCTTATTGAAGACGACTCATTCTATCTGACTTTAATGGAAGAAGAAAAAGTATACGGGTTTGATGAAGAAGAATTTAAGCAAAGATTTTTGGAGATATTTAACATAAACATAGCGAGTGATAAGAATTCATTTGTAATAAGTGTTAAAAATTCAAAGGTGTTTGAAAAAGCTAATTTTGTTGGTGGTCCAGTAACTATTAAAATCACAAAAGAAGATCAGGCTTTTTAAATACTCTAAATAAAAAGATTAAAAATATTACTTCTATAACAAACAAAAAATAAATATAATTCTCTAAGTATATAGTGTGTTGAAAAACATATATTTATACAAGGAGAATTTTTTTATATGCTAAATTTTAAAAAAAATGCAACATTATATATCTTAAAAATTAGAAAAATGTGTATTGTTGAATAAGTTTTTGTTTTGCTTAGAATAAACAGTATTGTGAATAATAAAGGTATAAATGCAAGCCGGGTTAAATCTGTTATGTTAAAATATTATTTTATATTAATCTTGGAAAACTCAATTGATGATGAAATGTTTAAAATTTTCATCTTATTTAAATAAGATTAATAGTGAATATAAACAGATTAACTTTGTTGATTTTAAATAAAACGTTAAACAATTTTATAACATTTTACTTCTATATAAGTATAATGATTGAACATAAGATTTCCCCAACATACATCTCTTTAGATTTCAAATAATTAAATTATATTTTTTGATATCATTGGAGTGTTCTTAAAAAAGATTGGTGTACCGAGCATTTTTTTTTTTTTTTTAAAAAAAAAAAAAAAAACTCAGAGTTTAATAATTATAATGAATTTACTAGGAGATTATATATGGCTTATTTAATAATTAGTTGAGTTGCATCAATCTTATTAGCATCGTCACTAATACCACAAATAATTAAAATGTGAAGAACAAAAAGTGCCAGAGATGTAAGTTTATTTACAATCTTGTGTTTTGTATTTGGGAATGGAAGTTGATGTATTTATGCTTATTTACAAATTTTTTTGTATGATCAAAGTACTTTGATTCAACTAGCTTTTACAAACACACTTTTATTTAGTTTTGGTGTTATTTTGATGATTTTGAAGTCAATTTCAATCTTAAAAAATAAAGTATCTAAGAACCAACCGAAAGAAGAGGAACTCTAAATGGAAATTTTTATTCAAATAGTTTCATGATTTGCGACTA encodes the following:
- a CDS encoding lipoprotein, producing MKKLLGLLGALGMVASTGVSVVSCGKKNEAESIGKVSLGKNNLRSKDDSTTLTVELNKDLASADKITVSSNKGEDSLLKVEETNKETKKVVYKVSLKNDLPEDNISEALTVKLNDKEVGSVEIKIFSEESNDRAEFDLSLIEEAINHEGIAEIVTKNYGNKGYLSVEPGKIKDQNGIIEAVKTYVTKVLEDANNLGLNLNISVDTIITMVNIDFLDSNGEKIIDNNTKDINSIKISIKEGHENDIDGYKVSGEANVKVAEKKDLTGVKTNLDEVTVVSESESIILNAVKEKFGEANPNAKDAVEKGDFSFEKLINDSSKKTGSIEVTNKFNSSVKLTNDEFTITFNYKIDKNGIHELDIEKYVFKNIDSIILFTDEEVNNDDIVNALFDSDSGGFSNQLIEDDSFYLTLMEEEKVYGFDEEEFKQRFLEIFNINIASDKNSFVISVKNSKVFEKANFVGGPVTIKITKEDQAF
- a CDS encoding SemiSWEET family sugar transporter → MAYLIISWVASILLASSLIPQIIKMWRTKSARDVSLFTILCFVFGNGSWCIYAYLQIFLYDQSTLIQLAFTNTLLFSFGVILMILKSISILKNKVSKNQPKEEEL